From the genome of Chitinivibrionales bacterium:
CCTGGTAAAAATCGGCCTGGAAATAGGGCGCATCATATCCACCGGTTCCAACGTAGGAAAACGCAGGACCGACACCTAAAAGGCTTACAAGGGAGTAACATGCTATAAAAACACCACACCGTTTTTTAGCAATACCAAGAGCTTTCACACCCACCTGACCTCGTTAAAAATGATCGTAAACTTATTTAATAGGAATTACTTCAACCCGTCTGTTTTCAGCGCGACCTTCAGCAGTCTCATTTGATGCTACAGGCTTTGTCTCGCCATATCCCCGGGCAATTATTCTATCTTCAGCAATACCTCGCATAACCAGATAATTTCTTACTGCCTTGGCTCGATCGACAGAAAGTGCCATATTGTATGAATCGCCACCTTCGGAATCGGTATGGCCGGCGATTTCTATTTTTATGTGGGGATATGCCTCGAGACTGTTATATACCGTCTCAAGAACATAATAGGATTCCTCAAGCAACTCCGCACTTGCCGTTTTAAAATTCACCCCTCGAAGAATAAGCTTCTGCCTGATCTCCTGCGGCTTTTCATCAGGACAGCCATCTTCGTCCTTATATTCATTAATGGTTTCCGGATTGTTGGGACAGCCGTCGGCAACATCAGGAATACCATCCTTATCATTATCCGTATCAGGACAGCCATCCATATCCTGGAAGCCGTCACGATCTTCAGGATCATTGGGACATTCATCCTCCGTATCGTAGATTCCATCTTTATCGTTATCATAATCGGGACATCCGTCTTCATCTTCAAACCCATCATTATCTTCGGCAACATCAGGACATTGATCGATATCATCAAGAATACCGTCACCATCCTTATCGGTACTCATAACAGCAACCATCTGTTTGGTTATCAGTCCGATATCAGAACCGTTTTCGCCTTTACCTTTACATATGCTTACAGGTTTGCAGAAATAGTTATATTGAGGGTGACCGGGAGAGATAAACAGTGGGTCCTTTGAAATATTTGTTTTATTAATGACAGCATCAGGATTAAAGGGCCTTCGGTTTCTATATATATCATTATATGTAATACGCGTTTTAGTGGCACCGGGCCCTACATACACCGCGTACTGCCTGTTTTCGTAAAAAATGTTATTTCTTATCAAAACCTCCGACCTGTGCGCGCAAAAAACGCCGCAATAGCCGTTTTCAATAATAACATTATGATTGATCGATGTCCGCGTTCCCCGCACACTTTCGAGGAAAATACCGGTCCACTCATTTCTGTAGATAATATTGTTGTTTATATCGGGAAGCGAAATAAGGGCATGAATTCCGGTTCCTTTATTATCGACGATCAGATTTCGCTCAATAATTGGCCGGGTATTTTTGCACAAGATACCGGTAGTTCCATTACGGATGGTAAATCCGGTTATCACCGCACCGTCAGCTCCTATGATACATGGAGCTCTTCGACTGCCGTCGATAACCGTTTTCTGCATGTCCTGCCCCATCAGCACGATATTGTCTGCGAGAGCAATGTTTTCACGATAAACCCCTTTCTTGACATATACAGTATCCCCCTCATCGGCTTCTCCTATGGCCGCGTAGATCGTAGGGAAATCATGGGGAACGACAATTTTTCTGCCGGCGAACACCAAGCCCGCTGTGCAGAAAAAGAGAACGGCAGCTAACCGGACGATTCTTTTTCTCACCATAGTATTACTCGTCAATTGGGATTTGTTGCACTGAGACAATGTCAGTTGATCGTTTAAAATAGAAAATCTCCTCAACCCTTGGCCTCTTATATAAGATCAAAATACTTCCGTTATAAGAGGCAGTCAAGAGAATAAACAAGAGAAAGTCAAAGTCACACTTACTTTGTCGTATATATCTATTATAAAATTTGCAGGCGGCAGTGCAAGCATTTTTTTATTTTTTTTATACCCGCCGTATCTTCCTCTTGATCTTTTTTAACTATAATGATACTCATTTTTAATTTTTTTTATACTTCATGTAATATATAATGTTATATACAATAAGGTATAGATCGATGAACACTTGTTGTCATATTGTATCTTACAAAAAATATTCTTGTGCGCTTAAACGAATTAATACTACATGAAAACAGGATAGATAATTTCTGCATAAGTGTAGAAAATTTTAGTACTTACTAACAATATATAACAGGGTTATGAAAAAAACAGCATTTATCTTCTCACTGGTGTTTCTTCTGTGTTCTTTGTCGTTCGGCTTTGGAAAAAACAAGGTACAATATGAAAATCTTGAGTGGCGTTATTCAACAACGCCCCATTTTCAAATTTATCATCACCAAAACCAGGGTGATATTCCAAAGATCTCTGCATACTGGATAGAAAAAGCATATGCACAATTAAGTAAAGATTTCGGGTTCAAGCATCGGAAACCGGTGCCGCTTATCATTTACAACAGCCCGAATCGTTTTAAATCAACGAACATTATCATGGAGATCCTTCCCGAGGGCGTGGGTGGTTTTACCGAGTTGTTTAAAAACAGAATTGTGGTTCCCTTCACCGGTTCCTACGAAGATTACCGCCATGTGTTACATCACGAGCTGGTTCATGCGTTTCAATACGGCATAATATACGATCAATTCGGCAGCTCCCTGGTTCGTTCATCCAGCCTTCAGATGCCGCTCTGGTTTGCCGAAGGAACTGCGGAATATCTTTCGAGCGGCTGGAATGTGGAGTCGGATATGTTTCTGATGGACCGGGCTATCAACAGCTCGATCCCCATGCCCGGCTATCAGATGGGTGGCTACATGGCTTATAAAGGGGGACAATCCTTTTTCCATTTTCTTGAAGCAACCCGGGGCAAGGAAAATTTTTCGGGGTTTCTGAAAGCTTTTCGGGATTCCAAAAATGTCGAATTAAGTCTTGAAAACATATTTCACAAATCAATTGAAGAACTCGGTAAAGAATGGCGCCAACAGTTACGGCGCATCTACTGGCCTGAAATCGGTCGCCGGGACAATCCTAAACATACGGCACGAGCCCTGACATCGACCAAAAAAACAAAAAGCAACTTCAATCTTAAACCGCGTCTCTCTCCCGATGGAACAAAAATCGCCTACTTTTCCGACAAACGAGATTACACGCGCATTATTGTAACCGATCTCAAAGGGAAAACAATCACCGAAATCAGCCAGTATGGTTACGGCGGATACTTTGAATCGTTTCATCCCTTCCGGAGCGGAATGAGCTGGTCGCCCGAAAGCGACCGCATCGCCTTTGTCTCGGGCCGTAAAGGCAAAGACGAAATCCGCATTATAAATATCTATGACAAAAGTAACGTAAGGGTTCTCTCACCCGATTTTTCACTTATCAGTTCTCCCGACTGGTCACCTTCCGGAGAATCGATTGTTTTCATCGGCCTGCGCCAAGATCGCAGTGACCTGTTTCTCTACAACCTCGAGTCGGATTCTCTCACCCGCCTGACTTCGACAATCGCCTATGAGTCAAATCCTCGATTTTCCCCAGACGGCAAAGGGATTATCTACAGTGCTCAGGATTCAACAGGCCTTATCTATCGCAATCGTGACAGCCGGTTCAGACCGGTCCATTCGCTCTATCATTTCGATATCGCAACACAGAAAACGAGAAAGTTAACACATGCAAAATATAATGCTACCAATCCATCTTTCTCTCCCGACGGCGAGCATATACTGTATATCTCCGATAAAAACGGCATTAATAATATGTATATTGCCCCCTTTGCTACCCCCGACAGTGGCCGGCCCATCACTGACTTTATCGGCGGGTGCCTCGACCCCGACTGGGCCCGGAACGATAAGACGATTGCTTTTTGCCTGTTTCAGAAGCAGGGATGGCATATCTGGGTTATGAAAAAACCCCTGGAAAAGAGAAAAGACAGCTCACTAACACTCACCTGGTGGGCTCAGTGCCTTCAGGATACGACACTCGATTTCTTTGACCGGAGAACCGCGATCAAAGATTCCACTCACCGAGCCGACAGTATTGCGACGACAAAAGAGCTGACCGACAGCACCTCAGATAGCACCACCGCCACCACCATTCTCGCATCATCGGACATAATTGTCGAAAAAGAAACTCCTCCCGCTCCTGAGGATTCGTCGACAACAACCGATACAACCGTTACAGGCATCGAAAACGATTCTTCGGAATCATCGGCACCAACAGAAATTGCCGAAGCCAGTGTGGAGCAGGATTCACTTACCGACACTTCGAAAACTGCCGATTCCTCGGAAACAGAAGAACAATTTTCATTTGAAGACATGGATTCGGAACCCTATCGGTTGAAATTTTCTCCCGATATGGTGTCGGTTGGTCTTGCCGTAAATTCGGTGTATGGATACGGCGGGGCAGGCCAGATTGTTCTCAGTGATGTCATGGGAAATCATCGAATAACGCTTGCCGGTGATGTGCAGGGGAAGATTGACGAGTATGCCCATGTTTTCGCGTCCTATCTCAACCTCGAACATCGCCTCGATTTCGGTGTTGGTGGTTTTTTCAACCGGGATTATACATACAGTGGCATTCTTGCCCCCGAAGAAAATGATTCCGCCCAAACATCTTCCGACTCACTTGTTATCGTATCGGAGCTTTATTACCACGACACCAAAGCCGGTGGTCTTCTCCATCTTTCTTATCCCTTTTCGATGTTTTCGCGGATCAGTTTTAATTCCTATATCTCCTATATCCAGCGCCAGCGGTATCGTCTGCATAACTTTTCATTGGAGAAAGAAAGTACCAGCCCCGAATCATTTTATATTATTCTTCCTTCATTATCCGCCACGTTCGACAATATTGTCTGGGGTATCACCGGCCCGGTAAACGGAACCCGCGCCGAGGCACGGCTCGTGACATCACCGCCTCTGGATATAGTCGACCGAACCTTTATTTCATTCGATTTTGATTTCAGGAAATACTTTCATTTTGCCAGGAAATTCGTTCTTGCCACCAAGTTTGCCGCGGGTGCATCGTTCCCGCTGGACAAAAATCGTCCTGCACGGCAGTTTTTCCTTGGCGGCAACGAGTACTGGCTGTTCTTTGATCCGCCAAACCGGGAAAACTATGAAGCCAATATCAACAACATTTTCTATTCGGAGTTCGTCGTACCTTTCCGTGGATGGAACTACCTTGATATTACCGGCCCCCGTTTCGCCGTTGCAAATGTAGAATTCCGCTTTCCCTTTGTGAGAGAATTTTCTCTGGCCTGGCCTCTGCCGATTGCGTTCCGGTATATAAACGGCGCAGTATTTGCCGATGTCGGAAATGCATGGAGCAAAGGAGATGAACACGATCTTTTTCCCCTGCCCCAGGATATCTACGGCGGTATCGGTTTTGGGCTGCGGGCAAATTTAGGCATGTTCATTCTCCGGTTCGACCGCGCCTGGAAAACCGACTGGCGGACATATGTCAAGAGTCCCAAATCCTACATTTCTCTTGGAGCAGAATTTTAGGGTTTGAGTAAGTATACACCGGCGCCCCTCTTAAGTAGCGGAGCATGGCCCTTCAGGACATGCTCCATGGATATCTTGCATCAACGGTGACTGCCGGACAGTTTAGAAATCAAGTTTGAATCCCCCCACCGGCATTATTCCCTGTCCCTTAAACTGCTTGATTTCACCCTCGGGAAACCTGTCTCCCAGAGAATAATATTCCGCAACAATATCTTTCTGGTTCAGCACATTCTTAATTTCGAAATATGAAGTAATGTTGCCCCACCTGAAATACCAGGTAGCATCATACCGCAAAGCAAGCTTTGTTCTCATCGGTCTCCGCTTTGAATTCCAGCCATCAGCAAAATCATAAACCGTCTCTCCACTCAGGAACGACACCTCCTGATCAATTGGTGTATAAGGCCGTCCTTCCGAAAAATCAAATCTCATCGAGAGGCGATGGTTTTTATTGAAATTGCTGCCCAGAATCAGGCTTGCACAGTTACGAAGATTTTCATCCGACACGTACCATTCATTGTTTTCATACTCCTGAAGCGAATTATAGAAGGTGTACGAAAACTGATAATACAAATTGTCAAGCTTCTTTTTATGAATATAAAGCTCGAACCCGTAGGCTTTCTTTTCACTGTACCGGTCGGGCTTGATTACAATTTGTCGCATCCCTTTGCCGGGAGCATTTGCTGGCGATACTATCCTGTAAAGAGGCTCTTTGTCGTATAGTTTGTAATAAAATTCTGATCCCAGAACAACATAGTCGGACAGCTGCTTCTCATAACCGAATACCCCCTGCATATTTCTCTGCAGATCAACATCCCACAATTGAACATCATTGGTGAGTTGATCGGTAGTGATATGAACCAGATATGCGGGAAACTGATAATAAAGACCACTGCTGATCGAAAAAGTGCCGACCTTTCCAAAATCGAGTGCGACGCCACCGCGTGGAGAAATTCCATGTTTTTCGGAGAGCGTAAAATAGTCATCACGAATACCACAATGGACCTTTACCGGACCGGCATACATCGTATAACCGGCATGGCCGCCGATCCGGTAATTATTATTTTTAGCCTCAAGATCGACGTGTTGAGCGCTTGTAAACAAGACCGGAGCTCCCGCAACAGTCGTATCGATCATATGTTTATAATAGTCGTAGGATAAATCTCCCGCCGTATCGGCAAAAACAAAGTATTCTTCATTGACAACGCCGTTTTTGAATTCTTCCTTTTCGACAACAAACCCTGTGCTGAAGACATCCCTGGTGCGTATAAACAATGAATAATCATCCTTGAGCTGAAATCGGGTTCGTAAATTTTTCCATTCCCAGAGCATTATGCTGTCATGCATGGTTCCGGTCTCTTCGAATTTCTGATACTCCCCGGAAAAAAGAAGCTTGTTCTCGTAGATTCCATGCCGATTTCTCCATTCGATTCCACCAATCGCATGATATCCTTCACTGGTAATATGTTCAGCATCATCCTCTTCGGTTACCTCAATGATTTCATGACCTGCGAGAAGGTTTGTCGTTAATTTATTGTTTTTATCGACATTCCATGCTACTTTGAGCTGGCCATTCTGGTATTGGGGAACTCCACCAAAATCCATGAAGAGCTGCATAATATCCAGAAAGCTGACCCGCATGTTGAGCATGTAGGACGATTTTCCTTTAGCTATAGGACCTTCAAGAAATATGCCAGCCCCTGCCATATTGAGATCGAATTGATATTTCTGATGCTCCATGGAACCATCCCGGAAATGGATATCAGTCACTGATGAAAGCTTGGGAGGATAGCGTGTCGGCACTCCCCCTGCATAGAAATCCATGGTTCGGAGAAAATCGACATGAAGTTTTGTAATGGCGCCACCCGAACCGAATGCAGTTCCCCAATGGCTGAGGTTATTCGCCTCGATGCCGTCAATAAGAAAAATGTTTTCATCATCCCTGCCCCCACGAACCAGAAACCGATTGAATCCGTAATCGGTACCCGATACGACCGAGGGAAGTGTCTGGAGGATCAGATTCGGATCCTGAGATGATCCGGGCGAAAGAAGGACCTCATCCCGCGAAAGCTTCTGCACCGAATTAAACTGGCCTGATGACTTTGTCATGACTCGCCGCCCCCTGACGGTCACTTTATCCAGATTGACGGTCAGGTCCTCTTTCCGGATCTCAAAAACAATCCTGTCATTCTCACCGGATTTCACCGTTATACTGGGGAATATCCGCAGCTCATGCTTATCGGAATTAACCTCTATATCACAATGCCCAACCGGTACTCCATCAAACTGAAAAGTACCCGCACTGTCGGTGGTATCAGCATATCCCATAGTTATAATTTTCACCACAGCGCCTTCAACCGGCCGGCGAGTCCGGTTATCCAGGACAACCCCCTTGAGGTTCCCCGAAACAGCAGGCAGTGATTTTTTTTCAGCCGTAACCGGAAGAATTAAAACGAATATCAAAACTCCGATTGCCGAATAAATACCATCAATTTTTTTTATCATAGCTCCGCCTCCATTAAAAAACTCCTTAATAATCTTTTAATCTTTTAATTTGTTCTCCCTAATGCAACCGATATGCCATGCAATCCAGAAACCAAATCCCTGCGAATCCGTCTATGTATGATGAAAATTTGGTTGCCGCCTGTGGTAACTTCCGCTGCATTCATATCGAATTGATATATATGGCTGATATATAATCACTAATTATTTTTAATTTAAATCCGCGTGAAGAAAAAAAATGGCGCTGGAGAAGTTTTGGAGATAATTATCTATAAATGCGGCAATTCTGTTTTGGTGGCATGAGCTTTGATTATCATTATGCCGTCACACAACCATCACGATACCTTGCACAGCATGGAACACGAAAAAATTGGTAAATAAAATACCTGCCATTATTTTAACTTGCGATATCGATCCAAGGAGTCCACAATGTTCAAGCTCACGATAACCGTTAGTGGAACATCACCAGAAAGCCCTTTTGCCCCTGCCTTGCAGGACATTAATGGAGCCATCGAGAGGGCGTCACAATCCACAGGCACGTCACCAAAGCAAAAGACCGTCTATATCAGCAAAAAAGAACAGGTAGTGTATTTGCGCACCGAAACAGAAAAACTCCGCAAAACAGCTGAAATTCTGGAGGATGCAGTCGACAGTCTGGAAGACAAAGCCGGCAGCCTGGGCCCCGCATCTGGGGACACCGAAAGATAACGAAGATTATCATTTTGCACGAAGAATAGAAAGACAATCGCCTGTGTTTTACACCATGGCCAAATTATTAACACCTGTTATGTTGCCGGAGAATTATGTTTAAAAAACTCGAACTCGAATGGAAAATATTTATCCTTGCCTTCGTGCTCTTTGTCGCTATCGCCTTGCCGCTCCAGCGCCTCTTTGTATCTCGTTTGACAAGCACGCTCGAGCAGAGTATCGACCATGATCTTGAGCCGCTGCTCCGTTCAGGACTTACGCATATGGAAGGAGCGGAACGAGATAGTATTGTTGCGTGCCTGGAACGACACCGCCAATGGAAAGCTCTGATTCCCATAATCATCAATGAGCAACGGCGCAGTATTTTCGGGTTTTCTGTTGCCCTGCTTTTAGGACTCTCCTTTTTTGCATTCTGGACACTGAAACGCCTGACCCGGCCCTTGAAAAATCTTGCCGGAACTGTCGAACAAATCGGTAAAGGTATGTACGCCGACGTTGTCCCCGCCTCGGGAGGTGCTTTGGGAACGGTGGAACACGCCGTCGTAACACTTCAGGAAGAACTCGGTATTCTCAGAGAAAAAGCACGAATACAGGGAATGGAGCGGGCATGGCAGGACATTGCCCGGGTAATGGCTCACGAAATCAAAAATCCGCTCACGCCCATACGCCTGTCACTCGACCGAATTGAAGAACGGGTTGCCGAAGGGGAAAATCTGGCGCCCGAAACCATTAATAAATTCCTAACCCGGATAAACAATCAGCTCGATGTATTGGAACGGCTGGTCAACCAGTTCAGGAGCTTTTCCCGGGAACCTGAAGTCCACTTGAAAAAAGTAGCTCTTCACGATGCAATAAGCAGTGTTTCGGGAGATTTGGCCCAAAAGATAACGACCGATTTGCAGGGAACGGCAACAATCGATGCCGACCCTTATCTTTTGAATCAAATACTTCTGAATATCTGGAAAAATTCTCTTGAAGCTGGCGCCAAAAAAATTATTGCCCATATTCACACTCAGGGCCCAAAAATACGACTCTCAATTCGTGATAACGGACCGGGAGTTAAAAATGAAGACCGGGAACGAATATGGCTTCCCTATGTGAGCCTGAAAAAAGGGGGCACCGGCCTCGGCCTGCCGGTCGTAAAAAGACTTATCGAAACAATGGGCGGCACGGTTTCCATAGAATCAGATACCACAGAAAACAATCAGCATTTAACGGTAAACATAGATTTTCCTCAGGATGTTTTTGGAGAAACACAATATGAATGAGAATAACATAATGAAAATTTTGGTTGTTGATGACGAAGAACCGATCCGTGAGAGCTTGCAGGAGATTCTGGAAGAAGAGGGATATGAGGTATATTCCACCGAAACGATCCAGGCTGCAACAGACTGTGTAAAAAAGGGGATCGATCTTGCTATAGTCGACATAAAACTCGGTGATGAAAACGGCATCGACCTTCTGAAGCTTCTCAAAATCGAGCGGCCACAGATGCCGGTGATAATGATATCCGGTCACGGCACTGTTGCATTAACGGCGCAGGCATTCAAGCTGGGAGCTCATGAGTTCATGGAAAAACCGCTCCGGCTGATACAGGTAAAAGCATGCGTGCGCAATGCGCTTGATGCCGTACGTCTCAAACATAAAGTATCCCAACAAAGCAGACAGCATCTTCCCCAGCCGGTATATGCCGCCCCGGCCATGAAAGAGCTGTACCGTCAGGTAGACAAGCTCGCAGGCATTGCCGAACCGGTTGTAATAATGGGCCCCTCGGGTTCAGGAAAAGAGCTGGTTGCCCGGGCACTTCACTACGAAGGAACACGGGCAGACGGTCCTTTTGTCGCTACCAATGCAGCATCCATGTCGGTAACGCTTGCCGAAGATGAGCTTTTTGGTCACGAAAAAGGAGCTTTCACCGGCGCGCATGCCCGACGGACAGGCTGCATCGAACAGGCAAACGGCGGCACGCTCTTTTTAGATGAAATCGCCGACATGGATCTTCAAATACAGGCAAAGCTTCTCAGGGTATTGGAAAGTGGACAGTTTTCCCGTCTCGGAAGCACTCGTTCGGTGTTTGTGAACGTGCGCATCGTCGCAGCAACCCATAAAGATCTCGATACACTGGTCCAGCAGGGACTTTTCAGACACGATCTCTGGTACCGCCTCTGCGCATTTATCCTCAGAACACCATCACTTGACAAAAGAAGGGATGACATCCCGCTCCTGGCCGAAGCACTGCTTAAGACTGTCTGTACCGATATGCAGCTCGACCGCTCATTTTCTGAAAGTGCTCTATCCGCTTTATCACAGAGAAAGTATACCGGCAACATCCGGGAATTAAAGCATATCGTTACCCGTGCGGCGGTTTTCTCGGAGAGTCCGGTCATTGATGAACAGGTGATAGAATCGGTGGCGGCAGTACAAAGATCATCAGCAGACAACCATTCCAATTCACTTAAAGATTATACTTCGCTCGATTATAAAACGGCCCGTGAAAAATTCGAAAAAGATTATTTCGGTGAAGTACTTA
Proteins encoded in this window:
- a CDS encoding OmpA family protein, whose protein sequence is MVRKRIVRLAAVLFFCTAGLVFAGRKIVVPHDFPTIYAAIGEADEGDTVYVKKGVYRENIALADNIVLMGQDMQKTVIDGSRRAPCIIGADGAVITGFTIRNGTTGILCKNTRPIIERNLIVDNKGTGIHALISLPDINNNIIYRNEWTGIFLESVRGTRTSINHNVIIENGYCGVFCAHRSEVLIRNNIFYENRQYAVYVGPGATKTRITYNDIYRNRRPFNPDAVINKTNISKDPLFISPGHPQYNYFCKPVSICKGKGENGSDIGLITKQMVAVMSTDKDGDGILDDIDQCPDVAEDNDGFEDEDGCPDYDNDKDGIYDTEDECPNDPEDRDGFQDMDGCPDTDNDKDGIPDVADGCPNNPETINEYKDEDGCPDEKPQEIRQKLILRGVNFKTASAELLEESYYVLETVYNSLEAYPHIKIEIAGHTDSEGGDSYNMALSVDRAKAVRNYLVMRGIAEDRIIARGYGETKPVASNETAEGRAENRRVEVIPIK
- a CDS encoding BamA/TamA family outer membrane protein translates to MKKTAFIFSLVFLLCSLSFGFGKNKVQYENLEWRYSTTPHFQIYHHQNQGDIPKISAYWIEKAYAQLSKDFGFKHRKPVPLIIYNSPNRFKSTNIIMEILPEGVGGFTELFKNRIVVPFTGSYEDYRHVLHHELVHAFQYGIIYDQFGSSLVRSSSLQMPLWFAEGTAEYLSSGWNVESDMFLMDRAINSSIPMPGYQMGGYMAYKGGQSFFHFLEATRGKENFSGFLKAFRDSKNVELSLENIFHKSIEELGKEWRQQLRRIYWPEIGRRDNPKHTARALTSTKKTKSNFNLKPRLSPDGTKIAYFSDKRDYTRIIVTDLKGKTITEISQYGYGGYFESFHPFRSGMSWSPESDRIAFVSGRKGKDEIRIINIYDKSNVRVLSPDFSLISSPDWSPSGESIVFIGLRQDRSDLFLYNLESDSLTRLTSTIAYESNPRFSPDGKGIIYSAQDSTGLIYRNRDSRFRPVHSLYHFDIATQKTRKLTHAKYNATNPSFSPDGEHILYISDKNGINNMYIAPFATPDSGRPITDFIGGCLDPDWARNDKTIAFCLFQKQGWHIWVMKKPLEKRKDSSLTLTWWAQCLQDTTLDFFDRRTAIKDSTHRADSIATTKELTDSTSDSTTATTILASSDIIVEKETPPAPEDSSTTTDTTVTGIENDSSESSAPTEIAEASVEQDSLTDTSKTADSSETEEQFSFEDMDSEPYRLKFSPDMVSVGLAVNSVYGYGGAGQIVLSDVMGNHRITLAGDVQGKIDEYAHVFASYLNLEHRLDFGVGGFFNRDYTYSGILAPEENDSAQTSSDSLVIVSELYYHDTKAGGLLHLSYPFSMFSRISFNSYISYIQRQRYRLHNFSLEKESTSPESFYIILPSLSATFDNIVWGITGPVNGTRAEARLVTSPPLDIVDRTFISFDFDFRKYFHFARKFVLATKFAAGASFPLDKNRPARQFFLGGNEYWLFFDPPNRENYEANINNIFYSEFVVPFRGWNYLDITGPRFAVANVEFRFPFVREFSLAWPLPIAFRYINGAVFADVGNAWSKGDEHDLFPLPQDIYGGIGFGLRANLGMFILRFDRAWKTDWRTYVKSPKSYISLGAEF
- a CDS encoding response regulator, producing the protein MFLEKHNMNENNIMKILVVDDEEPIRESLQEILEEEGYEVYSTETIQAATDCVKKGIDLAIVDIKLGDENGIDLLKLLKIERPQMPVIMISGHGTVALTAQAFKLGAHEFMEKPLRLIQVKACVRNALDAVRLKHKVSQQSRQHLPQPVYAAPAMKELYRQVDKLAGIAEPVVIMGPSGSGKELVARALHYEGTRADGPFVATNAASMSVTLAEDELFGHEKGAFTGAHARRTGCIEQANGGTLFLDEIADMDLQIQAKLLRVLESGQFSRLGSTRSVFVNVRIVAATHKDLDTLVQQGLFRHDLWYRLCAFILRTPSLDKRRDDIPLLAEALLKTVCTDMQLDRSFSESALSALSQRKYTGNIRELKHIVTRAAVFSESPVIDEQVIESVAAVQRSSADNHSNSLKDYTSLDYKTAREKFEKDYFGEVLKKHDGNITATAASIGMAQSNLSRKLKELGLR
- a CDS encoding TonB-dependent receptor plug domain-containing protein; this encodes MIKKIDGIYSAIGVLIFVLILPVTAEKKSLPAVSGNLKGVVLDNRTRRPVEGAVVKIITMGYADTTDSAGTFQFDGVPVGHCDIEVNSDKHELRIFPSITVKSGENDRIVFEIRKEDLTVNLDKVTVRGRRVMTKSSGQFNSVQKLSRDEVLLSPGSSQDPNLILQTLPSVVSGTDYGFNRFLVRGGRDDENIFLIDGIEANNLSHWGTAFGSGGAITKLHVDFLRTMDFYAGGVPTRYPPKLSSVTDIHFRDGSMEHQKYQFDLNMAGAGIFLEGPIAKGKSSYMLNMRVSFLDIMQLFMDFGGVPQYQNGQLKVAWNVDKNNKLTTNLLAGHEIIEVTEEDDAEHITSEGYHAIGGIEWRNRHGIYENKLLFSGEYQKFEETGTMHDSIMLWEWKNLRTRFQLKDDYSLFIRTRDVFSTGFVVEKEEFKNGVVNEEYFVFADTAGDLSYDYYKHMIDTTVAGAPVLFTSAQHVDLEAKNNNYRIGGHAGYTMYAGPVKVHCGIRDDYFTLSEKHGISPRGGVALDFGKVGTFSISSGLYYQFPAYLVHITTDQLTNDVQLWDVDLQRNMQGVFGYEKQLSDYVVLGSEFYYKLYDKEPLYRIVSPANAPGKGMRQIVIKPDRYSEKKAYGFELYIHKKKLDNLYYQFSYTFYNSLQEYENNEWYVSDENLRNCASLILGSNFNKNHRLSMRFDFSEGRPYTPIDQEVSFLSGETVYDFADGWNSKRRPMRTKLALRYDATWYFRWGNITSYFEIKNVLNQKDIVAEYYSLGDRFPEGEIKQFKGQGIMPVGGFKLDF